The Stigmatopora argus isolate UIUO_Sarg chromosome 6, RoL_Sarg_1.0, whole genome shotgun sequence region AAAgcctcagcaaaaaaaaaactgcggtATCCTGTTCTGGGATCCTCGAAAGGTCATTTGTTTCACATAttaatcagtgttttttttacccttgcGCTGATTCATGACGTCTATGAacgtgtgtatttttattttacgcaATATCATTTATGGACAGAGTTGAAATGGCGGCTTAAAAAAATTGGTTTCACTTTCCAAGACCGTTTTGCTCTCTAAATCTGAATTAAGAATAATTTTAATGTTAATTGTacattaaagacaaaaaaaaaaaactcaccgtCAGACTGTTGTTGAGAACGTCAAAATCACTGTAGCGCCGGATGACCTAGGTACACAAACGCCATTTAGCGGAAGCGGAGCTGTGATTGGTCGACTGGTGGGCCTACCTGCCAGGTGTTCTCTGAGGCCACGCCCCTTCGCACTCGGATGATGTACTCCTATGTTGGTGAGAGCAAAACAGACATAAAAGGAGAGTAAGAAATGTAGTTTTGTGATgcagaagtttaaaaaaatgcaatacattTCAAAAGAGGTAAACATTTGTTGACATTGACGGTGATTGACGTCCTTTTAAACTTAAAAGGGGAAAGTCAacacattttggatttttttgattcaaagccagtcctcccagttcaagtAAAATGGACGTCCATTGTTGtccatggcaggcaatgagttattcaatatacatttttttgggcaatttcttattaaaaatggaaaataagatGTCAAAATGCAAAGATTTATATTATTTCTTGAGCTTTTGAAATATGTTTACaacctgaaaaaataaaattctgaaATCCAACATTTTTCTTGCTTTTATTTAAATCAACAACTCTATGAATAAAccaaatttagaaaaataaatacttttcatttctataaaaaatatttagaataaACATCACcacaaggaaaaacaattaAGAATCTCATCATGGGCTGATGATCATGGTTTGTATATCAAAatcaatagcagccaaagagttaatggTAGCaaacaaattatgctaattaataaaaaacaaaaactgatacTATATCAGTTATGAAATGTCCTTAACCATACCATTTTAACGAAGCTTTCTGATTGGCTGTCATTAGTAGGCGtgccgtttattttttttacaaaactgaTAAGACATCATCACCCGCTTTgattccttaaaaaaatgaaatctctGAATGAGAAAAACAAGCAGCATGGCATCTGGCAttagcatgctaagctagctgtcAGCCTCAGCTGACCCCGGGCGAAATGTTGTCAACAACATACAGCCACCCCCTGCGTCCATCATCGGACAAGGGACATTTAATGCAAAACACGTCATTTTCTTTATGTTACGTTCACGGTCCATGtcaaaagtgtgtaaaaatcGCCCAATAAAGCCGGAAGAATTCGCGCCAATCAGAAATCAATGGGCCGCGAGTCACAATCGCCACTAAAAGTCCTCTCGAGTTGCTAAGCGAAGCTTCCGGGAAATTGCTTCATCACTGTGGCGGTAATTCAACCGCAAAAAAAAGTCTCTCATAAGCAGCAGGGGGGCGCTTTTTTTCCACGCTAATAATAAGAAAATTCTGCCAGAAACACCCATTGTCGACAACGGAACTACTGCCGGGCAGAAAGACCAAAGCGTCCCCGGGCGTTCGTCCGAGCTGGACGCCGACCTGCCTTTACGCAAGACCCGCATACCCGGCTGAGTCGTACCGGTAAGAAAAGGTGAAGCTCACCGTGTGGGACTGCAGGTTCTGGCTGGCTTCGATAGTGGCCGTCAGCGGGACGGTGTCGTCCAGCAGCGGCGGACGGCCGGGAGTCGGCTTCGCCAGGAAAGCCATCCCGGACTTCGGGAGGAGGGGAGCCGGGGAAAGTCCGCGTCGGACGCCCTGGGTTGGTCGCGTGTCGTCGCCGTGCAGGAAGAACTGGAGCTCGGCTAGAGAGACCCAGCAGTTTCGCTTCAGCGTAAAGAGGAGTGGAGGCTTCTTCTTTGGGTGAGATGAAGCGACCAAGCCGGGAAGGTGATTTACCGCCACCTAGAGgaataaaatatattcatttatatcCTTAACTCATCCTTCAAATTTTAGACGCATtttgcaaaatgtgcttttatcgaaaaaatacacaattcagAATTAGGTAATATAtatcataattttaaaaacaaaaagttgatttttttcccgttcCTTTTGAATCaaacaaatgaaatacaaaGTAAACAAGATTGAATTTCTGCAAATGTATGTGCTACATATCAGTTTGTAAAATATCTATATAACAAAATAGGTCAACGTTAAATTAAATGAGCACCTAACTTTTTAGCTACTGGTTACCATGTATGTGTATGATTGTTTACATAATTAAGAGAATATTGGCTCTTTTGTATTTAAGAAATGATCACCAAGTTCAAAgaactttgttttttcttttgctttgaaatatatgaaatttaaaaaatgaagaccCTGCCCACATATGTGAAGTCCACCTTATATACTATGAGaattataaatcatttttttaaataaaaacatttacatttcctATGAACTCAATGCCTTTTAttgacaacaaaaatgaaaagagcGGCTACCAAAGGTATTATTTCCAATTTGTTCATAGGCCCCGCCCCGCTAACAACGGCGGCCCGTGAGCTCACCGCATAAAGAATAACGGTCGACGACGAGCACTTTCTCGGCGTCACTTGACTGGCGGTTTCTCGGGCATCATCACGGTCACCTCGCCCTCCATCACCACTTTGTCACGGACCGAGCAGGTGACGGCGACGGAGGCGAAGGACATCTTGACCTTGCGCACCTCGGCCTCGGCCACGACCCGCTCGCCCAGGAAGAGCGGCGCCGGGAAGCGGATGTCCTGCCGCAGGAGCACGCAGCCGGGGAGGTGGACGCCCAGCACGGCCGAGATCAACCCGTTGACCAGGACCCCGTGCACCACCGGCTTCCCGAAGGCCGTGCCGGCGGCGTAGGCGGCGTCCAGGTGGAGCGGGTTGCTGTCGCCCGTCAGCTCGGCGAAGAGTTCCACGTGGCGGGCCTCGAAGACTTTGGTGAGGGAGACGCGCTGGCCTACGTGGAGTCTCGCCGCCGCCACGACGGGGGAGGTCGAGAAGAGCGCTCGGACGGGGCTCCACATCGTCGGCGGCATCTGTCCGGCCGTCAGTCCAGCTTGAGTTCGCGGCTGTCTGCCGTTAGCGATAGCAGGAACGGTGACACCTGAGAGAACCATTTGGACACTTATCTtatatttctttattattaaaATACAGGGGAACCTTTAAATATTGTCCCTTTTCCATTGAATTATAAAccacatgaataaaaaaagaaaaaagttaaaaaccCT contains the following coding sequences:
- the LOC144075505 gene encoding hydroxyacyl-thioester dehydratase type 2, mitochondrial-like translates to MPPTMWSPVRALFSTSPVVAAARLHVGQRVSLTKVFEARHVELFAELTGDSNPLHLDAAYAAGTAFGKPVVHGVLVNGLISAVLGVHLPGCVLLRQDIRFPAPLFLGERVVAEAEVRKVKMSFASVAVTCSVRDKVVMEGEVTVMMPEKPPVK